The genomic DNA GGATGAGGATCGGCGAGATGCCCTGGGAAACCGTGATCTGGTAGTCGCGGATGCCTCTCGCCTCGATGCGTTTACGCTCGGCTTCCTTCGTCTCGACGTCGAGTTTGTACTCGTATTCCTCGCTCTGCTGCTCGCGTTCTTTTTTTCGTTCGATCGCCGCCGTCACTACC from bacterium includes the following:
- a CDS encoding prohibitin family protein, coding for VVTAAIERKKEREQQSEEYEYKLDVETKEAERKRIEARGIRDYQITVSQGISPILIQWKGIEAAEKLAESPNSKIIIFGDSKIPVILGGQ